In Thermomonas carbonis, a single genomic region encodes these proteins:
- a CDS encoding 1-acyl-sn-glycerol-3-phosphate acyltransferase, with protein sequence MPRNRFMEGLGRAVLRLGGWRMVGAFPDLPKFVLIAAPHSSNWDGVWGAAVKLGMGVKLSILGKQALVKAPLFGPLAVWQGVIGVDRSAAHGVVEQAVMAIRNADRMWFTIAPEGTRKLVDRWKPGFWHIARAAGVPVVLAYFDYANKVVGIGPVFELTDDMHADIARIQRWYKPYKGRNHDVQQPAD encoded by the coding sequence ATGCCGCGCAATCGTTTCATGGAAGGGCTGGGTCGTGCGGTGTTGCGGCTGGGCGGCTGGCGCATGGTCGGCGCGTTTCCCGACCTGCCGAAATTCGTGCTGATCGCTGCGCCGCATTCGTCCAACTGGGACGGCGTGTGGGGGGCGGCTGTGAAGCTGGGCATGGGCGTGAAACTGTCGATCCTCGGCAAGCAAGCATTGGTGAAAGCACCGCTGTTCGGGCCGCTGGCGGTCTGGCAGGGCGTGATCGGGGTCGATCGCAGCGCCGCGCATGGCGTGGTGGAACAAGCCGTCATGGCGATCCGCAACGCCGACCGCATGTGGTTCACCATCGCCCCGGAAGGCACGCGGAAACTGGTCGACCGCTGGAAGCCGGGGTTCTGGCACATCGCCCGTGCCGCCGGGGTGCCGGTGGTGTTGGCGTATTTCGATTACGCCAACAAGGTGGTCGGCATCGGCCCGGTGTTCGAGTTGACCGATGACATGCACGCCGACATCGCCCGCATCCAGCGCTGGTACAAACCCTACAAGGGTCGCAATCACGACGTGCAGCAGCCGGCCGACTGA
- the arfB gene encoding alternative ribosome rescue aminoacyl-tRNA hydrolase ArfB yields MQVGHLSIDDDELIERFVRASGPGGQNVNKVSTAVELRFDVAQSPSLPEPVRERLLAKRDRRMTNEGVLVLAAQRFRTQERNRQDARERLAHFIEGGLHAPKPRIATKPSRGAKERRLGEKRGRATIKQGRTGRDWD; encoded by the coding sequence ATGCAGGTCGGCCACCTTTCCATCGATGACGACGAACTGATCGAACGCTTCGTGCGGGCGTCGGGGCCGGGTGGGCAGAACGTCAACAAGGTGTCGACCGCGGTGGAACTGCGCTTCGACGTGGCGCAGTCGCCATCGCTGCCGGAGCCGGTGCGCGAGCGCCTGCTGGCGAAGCGCGACCGGCGGATGACCAACGAGGGCGTGCTGGTGCTCGCCGCGCAGCGCTTCCGCACCCAGGAGCGCAATCGACAGGACGCACGCGAGCGGCTGGCGCATTTCATCGAAGGCGGCCTGCATGCGCCCAAGCCGCGGATCGCGACCAAGCCGTCGCGCGGGGCCAAGGAACGCCGGTTGGGCGAGAAACGCGGGCGTGCGACGATCAAGCAGGGACGCACGGGGCGGGATTGGGATTGA
- a CDS encoding DUF2059 domain-containing protein: MRRLGLVLALALSTAFASPAFAADPPPAPQQASAADIDRLLQVMDMQKMMSGIMEQMSTVQGQMVDEAFGKDLSDADRERMRSVTARSQAMVEKRMSWPAIEPIIRKVYLQLFSKPEVDAMIAFYGSPEGSSILRKAPQAMTLTMQEMQPLMEGLMEDIKADIDSEAKARKD; this comes from the coding sequence ATGCGCCGTCTCGGCCTTGTCCTCGCCCTTGCCCTGTCCACCGCGTTCGCCAGTCCGGCATTCGCCGCCGATCCGCCGCCCGCGCCGCAACAGGCGTCCGCCGCCGACATCGACCGCCTGCTCCAAGTCATGGACATGCAAAAGATGATGAGCGGGATCATGGAGCAGATGTCCACCGTGCAAGGGCAGATGGTGGACGAAGCCTTCGGCAAGGACCTGTCCGATGCCGATCGCGAACGCATGCGCTCGGTGACGGCACGCAGCCAGGCAATGGTGGAGAAGCGCATGTCCTGGCCGGCGATCGAACCGATCATCCGCAAGGTCTACCTGCAACTGTTCAGCAAGCCGGAAGTGGACGCGATGATCGCGTTCTACGGCAGCCCCGAAGGCAGCTCGATCCTGCGCAAGGCACCGCAGGCGATGACGCTGACCATGCAGGAAATGCAGCCGCTGATGGAAGGCCTGATGGAAGACATCAAGGCCGACATCGACAGCGAAGCGAAGGCCCGCAAGGACTGA
- a CDS encoding pseudouridine synthase yields MTDLAPDALHVDIDIDIDIKLDLPVLFRDESLAVVCKPAGLMVHDSALARGETDFAADRLREQFGKPIFLVHRLDRATSGCLLLAFDRETASALGKTLMSHEVEKDYWAICRGWPAEAIFTIDHPLDGGPGKPQKKPAITDYEVLATCELSMPSAGFPTSRYAWLRASPRTGRFRQIRRHLKHHFHHLIGDSSHGDGRHNRNFRMLGIHRMLLHAQRLAFMHPHTGERIETRAPVDAEFAKALALFDAAPR; encoded by the coding sequence ATGACCGACCTCGCGCCCGATGCCCTGCACGTCGACATCGACATCGACATCGACATCAAGCTCGACCTGCCCGTGCTGTTCCGCGACGAGTCGTTGGCGGTGGTGTGCAAGCCCGCTGGCCTGATGGTCCACGACAGCGCGCTGGCGCGTGGCGAAACCGACTTCGCCGCGGATCGGTTGCGCGAGCAGTTCGGCAAGCCGATCTTCCTCGTCCATCGCCTCGACCGCGCCACCAGCGGCTGCCTGCTGCTGGCCTTCGACCGCGAGACCGCGTCCGCACTCGGCAAGACCCTGATGTCGCACGAAGTCGAAAAGGACTACTGGGCGATCTGCCGCGGCTGGCCGGCGGAAGCCATCTTCACCATCGATCATCCGCTCGACGGCGGGCCCGGCAAACCGCAGAAGAAGCCGGCCATCACCGATTACGAGGTATTGGCGACCTGCGAGTTGTCGATGCCGTCCGCCGGCTTTCCGACCTCGCGTTATGCGTGGTTGCGCGCCTCGCCGCGCACCGGTCGTTTCCGCCAGATCCGTCGCCACCTCAAGCACCACTTCCATCACCTGATCGGCGACAGCAGCCACGGCGATGGCCGCCACAACCGCAACTTCCGCATGCTCGGCATCCACCGCATGCTGCTGCATGCGCAGCGGCTGGCCTTCATGCATCCGCACACCGGCGAGCGCATCGAGACGCGCGCGCCAGTGGATGCGGAATTCGCGAAGGCGCTGGCCTTGTTCGACGCCGCGCCGCGCTGA
- a CDS encoding cation diffusion facilitator family transporter, with protein MGAGHDHRHDHHRHDHGSAGHSHVPSTIKFERPLWIAFGLTLAFLIVEVVGGLLTNSLALLSDAAHMMTDVLALGISLFAVRMARRPADAKRTYGYARMEAIGALVNGGLLFLVAGYILWEAIGRFSQPPHVESSGMLLVAVLGLVVNLISMKLLQAGAGESLNMKGAYLEVWSDMLGSLGVIAGALLIRFTGWTVVDPIIAVLIGLWVLPRTWTLLRAAGHVLMQGVPSGLDLDEVRDAMGSQPDVATVHDLHVWALGSKEPILTAHVLLANETVDADAVRHAMAAMLHERFDIDHATLQVERRHCGGDLHA; from the coding sequence ATGGGCGCAGGCCACGACCACAGGCACGATCACCACCGGCATGACCACGGTAGCGCCGGGCACAGTCATGTGCCCAGCACGATCAAGTTCGAACGACCGTTGTGGATCGCGTTCGGCCTGACCCTGGCGTTCCTGATCGTGGAAGTGGTCGGCGGCCTGCTGACCAACAGCCTGGCCTTGCTGTCCGATGCCGCGCACATGATGACCGACGTGCTCGCGCTGGGCATTTCGCTGTTTGCGGTGCGGATGGCGCGCAGGCCAGCGGACGCGAAGCGCACCTACGGCTATGCGCGGATGGAAGCGATCGGTGCGCTGGTCAACGGCGGCCTGCTGTTCCTGGTCGCCGGCTACATCCTGTGGGAAGCGATCGGTCGCTTCAGCCAACCACCGCATGTCGAATCCAGCGGCATGCTGCTGGTCGCCGTGCTCGGCCTGGTCGTCAATCTGATCTCGATGAAGTTGCTGCAGGCCGGTGCCGGCGAAAGCCTGAACATGAAGGGCGCATACCTGGAAGTGTGGAGCGACATGCTCGGCTCGCTGGGCGTGATCGCCGGCGCGCTATTGATCCGCTTCACCGGCTGGACCGTGGTCGATCCGATCATCGCGGTGCTGATCGGCCTGTGGGTGCTGCCACGCACCTGGACCCTGCTGCGCGCCGCCGGCCACGTGCTGATGCAGGGCGTGCCTTCCGGCCTGGACCTGGACGAGGTCCGCGATGCAATGGGATCGCAGCCCGACGTGGCGACCGTGCACGACCTGCATGTCTGGGCGCTGGGGTCGAAGGAGCCGATCCTCACCGCGCACGTCCTGCTGGCGAACGAAACCGTCGATGCCGACGCGGTGCGCCACGCGATGGCCGCGATGCTGCACGAGCGCTTCGACATCGACCACGCGACCCTGCAAGTGGAGCGCCGGCACTGCGGAGGCGACCTGCACGCCTGA
- a CDS encoding efflux RND transporter permease subunit yields the protein MLESLIAFSVRHRWMMLALTLALIALGGWSFTKLPIDATPDITNIQVQVNTETPGYSPLESEQRVTFPIETVLAGLPGLDYTRSISRYGLSQVTVAFKDGTDIYFARQQVAERLQQARAQLPEGLEPTMGPIATGMGEIFMYTVDAKPGARKPDGSAYTPTDLRTLQDWVIRPQLRNVPGVTEVNTIGGYERQIHVTPDPVKLRALGFTLQDVVAAVASNNRNVGAGYIERNGEQLLVRVPGQVGDAQQLALIVLDRREGVPIRVRDVAQVGEGRELRSGAATQNGHEAVVGTVVMLVGANSREVSRAAAAKLRDANASLPEGVTATAVYDRTALVDRTIATVAKNLVEGALLVIVVLFLLLGNIRAALITAAVIPLAMLFTLIGMVRGGVSGNLMSLGALDFGLIVDGAVIIIENCLRRFGELQHRLGRALNHQERLDATASATAEVIRPSLFGLGIIAAVYLPIFAFDGIEGKMFHPLAVTVVLALTGAMLLSLTFVPAAVAAFLGGKVDERENRLIGWCKRRYAPVLRAALRLRVGVVAGAAVLTVLCGLLATRLGSEFIPNLDEGDVVVQALRIPGTSLSQSVEMQKTLEAALAKLPEVQRVFGRIGTAEVANDPMPPSIADTFVMLEDRKDWPDPGKPKLQLLEDIEAVIAAVPGNNYEVTQPIQMRTNELISGVRADVAVKVYGDDLDQLVRVARQIEAAIKRVPGAADVKGEQVTGLPLLTVEPDRVALANYGLNPGQLQETVAIAVGGRDAGQLFEGDRRFDIVVRLPDHLREDPRALAELPIALGEGGQADESSGIARWQTGEPRTVPLRDVANIESRLGPNQINREDGKRRIVVSANVRERDLGGFVADVQSAVAREVTLPEGYWIDYGGTFEQLISASRRLSIVVPVTLLLIFGLLFMAFGSAKDAAIVFSGVPLALTGGVLALWLRDIPLSISAGVGFIALSGIAVLNGLVMISFIRTLREQGIALGDAIVDGALGRLRPVLMTALVASLGFVPMALNVGAGSEVQRPLATVVIGGIVSSTLLTLLVLPALYAWLHGAKQMPRSGRSEIV from the coding sequence ATGCTCGAATCACTGATCGCTTTTTCCGTCCGCCATCGCTGGATGATGCTGGCGCTCACGCTGGCGCTCATCGCGCTGGGCGGCTGGAGCTTCACGAAACTCCCGATCGATGCCACGCCCGACATCACCAACATCCAGGTGCAGGTCAACACCGAGACGCCCGGCTATTCGCCGCTGGAATCCGAGCAGCGGGTGACGTTCCCGATCGAGACCGTGCTGGCCGGTCTGCCAGGGCTGGACTACACGCGCTCGATCTCGCGCTACGGGCTGTCGCAAGTGACGGTGGCGTTCAAGGACGGCACCGACATCTACTTCGCCCGCCAGCAGGTGGCCGAACGCCTGCAGCAGGCACGTGCGCAATTGCCCGAAGGGCTCGAACCCACGATGGGTCCGATCGCCACCGGCATGGGCGAGATCTTCATGTACACGGTCGATGCCAAACCCGGCGCACGCAAGCCGGATGGCAGCGCGTACACGCCCACCGACCTGCGCACCCTGCAGGACTGGGTGATCCGCCCGCAGTTGCGTAACGTGCCCGGCGTCACCGAGGTCAATACCATCGGCGGTTACGAGCGGCAGATCCACGTCACACCGGATCCGGTGAAGCTGCGCGCACTCGGCTTCACCTTGCAGGACGTGGTCGCGGCGGTGGCCAGCAACAACCGCAACGTCGGGGCCGGTTACATCGAGCGCAACGGCGAGCAGTTGCTGGTGCGCGTGCCCGGCCAGGTCGGCGATGCGCAGCAGCTCGCGCTGATCGTGCTGGATCGTCGCGAGGGCGTGCCGATCCGCGTCCGCGACGTGGCTCAGGTCGGCGAAGGCCGCGAACTGCGCAGCGGTGCGGCGACCCAGAACGGCCACGAGGCGGTGGTCGGCACCGTGGTGATGCTGGTCGGTGCCAACAGCCGCGAGGTTTCGCGCGCCGCCGCGGCAAAATTGCGCGACGCCAATGCCAGCCTGCCGGAAGGCGTGACCGCGACGGCGGTGTACGACCGCACCGCACTGGTCGATCGCACCATCGCCACGGTGGCGAAGAACCTGGTGGAAGGTGCGTTGCTGGTGATCGTGGTGCTGTTCCTGTTGCTCGGGAACATCCGCGCGGCGCTGATCACCGCGGCGGTGATTCCACTGGCGATGCTGTTCACCCTGATCGGCATGGTGCGCGGTGGCGTGTCAGGCAATCTGATGAGCCTGGGTGCGCTGGATTTCGGCCTGATCGTGGATGGCGCCGTCATCATCATCGAGAACTGCCTGCGTCGCTTCGGCGAGCTGCAGCATCGGCTTGGCCGCGCGCTGAACCATCAGGAACGACTCGACGCCACGGCCTCGGCAACGGCGGAAGTGATCCGGCCGAGCCTGTTCGGCCTCGGCATCATCGCCGCGGTCTATCTGCCGATCTTTGCCTTCGATGGCATCGAGGGAAAGATGTTCCACCCGTTGGCCGTGACCGTGGTGCTGGCGCTGACCGGCGCGATGCTGCTGTCGCTGACCTTCGTGCCGGCGGCCGTCGCCGCATTCCTGGGCGGCAAGGTGGATGAGCGCGAAAATCGTTTGATCGGCTGGTGCAAGCGCCGCTACGCGCCCGTGCTGCGGGCGGCGCTGCGGCTGCGAGTCGGCGTGGTGGCCGGTGCTGCCGTGCTCACCGTGCTGTGTGGCCTGCTGGCGACGCGACTGGGCAGCGAGTTCATCCCCAATCTCGACGAAGGCGATGTCGTGGTCCAGGCGCTGCGCATCCCGGGCACCAGCCTGAGCCAGTCGGTGGAGATGCAGAAGACGCTGGAAGCCGCGCTGGCGAAGCTGCCGGAAGTGCAGCGGGTGTTCGGTCGCATCGGTACCGCCGAGGTCGCCAACGATCCGATGCCGCCTTCGATCGCCGACACCTTCGTGATGCTCGAGGACCGCAAGGACTGGCCGGATCCCGGCAAGCCGAAACTGCAATTGCTGGAGGATATCGAAGCGGTGATCGCCGCCGTGCCCGGCAACAACTACGAAGTGACCCAACCGATCCAGATGCGCACCAATGAACTGATTTCCGGCGTGCGCGCGGATGTGGCGGTGAAGGTCTACGGCGACGACCTCGACCAGCTGGTGCGCGTCGCCAGGCAGATCGAAGCGGCGATCAAGCGCGTGCCCGGCGCAGCCGACGTCAAGGGGGAGCAGGTCACCGGCCTGCCGCTGCTGACGGTGGAACCGGATCGCGTCGCGCTGGCGAATTACGGACTCAATCCGGGCCAGTTGCAGGAGACCGTGGCGATTGCCGTGGGCGGTCGCGACGCCGGGCAGCTGTTCGAGGGCGACCGCCGCTTCGACATCGTGGTGCGCTTGCCCGATCACTTGCGCGAGGATCCGCGCGCGCTTGCCGAACTGCCGATCGCACTGGGAGAAGGCGGGCAGGCGGACGAATCCAGCGGAATCGCGCGCTGGCAGACCGGCGAGCCGCGCACGGTGCCGCTACGCGACGTGGCGAACATCGAATCTCGACTCGGGCCGAACCAGATCAATCGCGAGGACGGCAAGCGCCGCATCGTGGTCAGCGCCAACGTGCGCGAGCGCGACCTTGGCGGATTCGTGGCCGATGTGCAATCCGCCGTCGCGCGTGAGGTGACCCTGCCGGAAGGCTACTGGATCGACTACGGCGGCACCTTCGAGCAACTGATCTCGGCCAGCCGGCGCCTGTCCATCGTGGTGCCGGTGACGTTGCTGCTGATCTTCGGCCTGCTGTTCATGGCCTTCGGCTCGGCCAAGGACGCCGCCATCGTGTTCAGCGGCGTGCCGCTGGCGCTGACCGGGGGCGTGCTGGCGTTGTGGCTGCGCGATATCCCGCTGTCGATCTCGGCGGGCGTGGGCTTCATCGCGCTGTCCGGCATCGCCGTGCTCAACGGCTTGGTGATGATCAGTTTCATCCGCACGCTGCGCGAGCAGGGCATTGCACTCGGCGATGCGATCGTCGATGGCGCGCTCGGCCGTTTGCGTCCGGTGCTGATGACCGCGCTGGTGGCCTCGCTCGGCTTCGTGCCGATGGCGCTCAATGTCGGTGCGGGTTCGGAAGTGCAGCGACCGCTGGCGACGGTGGTAATCGGCGGGATCGTTTCTTCCACGCTGCTCACGTTGCTGGTGCTGCCCGCGCTGTACGCGTGGCTGCACGGTGCGAAGCAGATGCCGCGCAGTGGTCGCAGTGAAATTGTGTAA
- a CDS encoding efflux RND transporter periplasmic adaptor subunit yields MTSTNRIPRLLMLLVLAAAITACGDKSDAAHAESDTHAEDAGHDEHGHEEGGHEEGEGEAGHEEGAAATTIPAAIAETSGIRVAAVAPGSIADEHEVQGLLTPVEGHVAQVMARFPGPIRALRANIGDRVRAGQPLASIESNLSLTTYTVASPISGVILQRSASVGAVAGEGMPLFEVADLSTLWVDLHIFGNDAGHITAGIPVTVTRMSDGVGAETTLERILPGTATASQSTVARATIGNIDGLWRPGSAVRARIVVDRADAAQVVPLTALQTDEGGRDVVYVREGERYEERVVTLGRRDAKSVEITAGLKPGEQVVVAQSFLVKADIGKSAATHEH; encoded by the coding sequence ATGACATCGACGAACCGCATTCCCCGCCTCCTCATGTTGCTTGTGCTGGCAGCGGCAATCACCGCCTGCGGCGACAAGTCCGACGCCGCACACGCCGAAAGCGACACGCATGCCGAAGACGCCGGTCACGATGAACATGGCCACGAAGAAGGCGGTCATGAAGAAGGCGAGGGTGAAGCCGGTCACGAGGAAGGCGCGGCCGCCACCACCATTCCCGCCGCGATCGCCGAGACCTCCGGCATCCGCGTGGCCGCCGTTGCTCCCGGCAGCATCGCCGACGAACACGAGGTGCAGGGCCTGCTGACGCCGGTCGAGGGCCACGTCGCCCAGGTGATGGCGCGCTTCCCCGGCCCGATCCGCGCATTGCGCGCCAACATCGGCGACCGCGTGCGCGCCGGCCAGCCGCTGGCAAGCATCGAAAGCAACCTCAGCCTGACCACGTACACGGTGGCTTCGCCGATCTCCGGCGTGATCCTGCAGCGCTCTGCCTCGGTCGGCGCAGTGGCGGGCGAAGGCATGCCGTTGTTCGAGGTCGCCGACCTGTCCACGTTGTGGGTCGACCTGCACATCTTCGGCAACGATGCCGGCCATATCACCGCGGGGATTCCGGTGACGGTGACGCGAATGAGCGACGGCGTCGGCGCCGAGACCACGCTGGAACGCATCCTGCCCGGCACCGCCACGGCCAGCCAGAGCACGGTGGCGCGCGCGACGATCGGCAACATCGATGGCCTGTGGCGTCCCGGTTCCGCAGTGCGCGCGCGGATCGTGGTGGATCGCGCCGATGCCGCGCAGGTGGTGCCGCTCACCGCGTTGCAGACCGACGAAGGCGGTCGCGACGTGGTCTATGTGCGCGAGGGTGAACGCTACGAGGAACGCGTGGTGACGCTCGGTCGTCGCGATGCGAAGAGCGTCGAAATCACCGCGGGACTGAAGCCCGGCGAACAGGTCGTCGTCGCGCAGAGCTTCCTGGTCAAGGCGGACATCGGCAAGTCCGCTGCGACGCACGAGCACTGA
- a CDS encoding TolC family protein, translating into MWLRLAALAVLSLVPCLPARAQAMPDSSTILSLDDAFARVADSHPDLRLLGPRQHVLLAERDRSMLRAPLRIGAELENALGSGDARGLQGTELTLNLSSVFERGGKLDARRTLADRRIDAFAVERETRRLDLLAETARRYLAMTGAREQREIALLDIAQRTRTVAGARQRLQAGASPESVVLTAQAALARAELDRDRAAQRVIAARQHLAALWGERAPSFDVEAGDPLTLPKMSDMGALAALLERTPELHAFASDARVREARLQLVRSESVADLDWSFGVRRLQARGDFGLVAGVSMPLGARSRAQPAIRAAEAELASLEIEREAKDMALYSTLVEAHGRYRVAQLEVARLRDDVLPKLARAEAAAERAYRAGAISYLEWAQLQSERTAARKQQLEVALDAQRALIELQRLTGQSLVVDAASSARGNTP; encoded by the coding sequence ATGTGGTTGCGATTGGCGGCATTGGCCGTCCTGTCGCTTGTGCCGTGCCTGCCCGCACGCGCGCAAGCGATGCCTGATTCATCGACGATCCTCAGCCTCGACGATGCCTTCGCCCGCGTCGCCGACAGTCATCCCGATCTGCGCCTGCTTGGCCCGCGCCAGCACGTGCTGCTGGCCGAACGCGACCGGTCCATGTTGCGTGCGCCCTTGCGGATTGGTGCGGAGCTGGAGAACGCGCTTGGCAGCGGCGATGCACGCGGCCTGCAAGGCACCGAACTCACCTTGAACCTGTCGTCGGTGTTCGAACGCGGCGGTAAACTCGACGCGCGGCGCACACTGGCCGACCGCCGCATCGACGCATTTGCCGTCGAACGCGAAACCCGACGGCTCGACCTGCTGGCCGAGACCGCGCGGCGTTACTTGGCGATGACCGGTGCGCGCGAACAGCGCGAGATCGCGCTGCTCGACATCGCCCAGCGCACGCGCACCGTGGCCGGCGCACGCCAGCGTCTGCAGGCCGGGGCTTCGCCGGAATCGGTGGTCCTCACTGCGCAGGCCGCACTAGCGCGCGCGGAACTGGATCGCGATCGCGCCGCGCAGCGTGTCATCGCCGCGCGCCAGCATCTGGCCGCGCTATGGGGCGAGCGAGCGCCGAGCTTCGATGTCGAGGCGGGCGATCCGTTGACGTTGCCGAAGATGAGCGACATGGGCGCACTGGCGGCGCTGCTGGAACGCACGCCGGAATTGCACGCCTTCGCCAGCGATGCGCGGGTGCGTGAAGCACGTCTGCAACTGGTGCGCAGCGAGTCCGTTGCCGACCTGGACTGGTCGTTCGGCGTGCGCCGGTTGCAGGCCCGCGGCGACTTCGGCCTGGTCGCCGGGGTGTCGATGCCGCTGGGTGCACGCAGCCGTGCGCAACCGGCGATCCGCGCCGCCGAGGCCGAACTCGCCTCGCTGGAAATCGAACGCGAAGCGAAGGACATGGCCCTCTATTCCACATTGGTCGAGGCACATGGCCGCTACCGCGTGGCACAGCTTGAAGTGGCGCGTCTGCGCGATGACGTGCTGCCCAAGTTGGCGCGTGCCGAAGCCGCCGCCGAGCGCGCCTATCGCGCCGGCGCGATCAGCTACCTCGAATGGGCGCAGCTGCAATCCGAGCGCACCGCGGCTCGCAAACAACAACTCGAGGTCGCGCTGGATGCCCAGCGCGCGCTGATCGAACTGCAACGCCTGACCGGTCAATCGCTGGTCGTGGACGCCGCGTCGTCCGCACGGGGAAACACGCCATGA